Proteins from one Oncorhynchus masou masou isolate Uvic2021 chromosome 12, UVic_Omas_1.1, whole genome shotgun sequence genomic window:
- the cers2a gene encoding ceramide synthase 2a, whose translation MLTWLSDWVWQDRLWFPAGLGWADLKDRDGLVFAKGSDLWVIFPIAVCFLIIRQIFERTVAVKLASLLRVREKPRVRAAPNTILEFYFCSASKFPSQSSVEELTKQSGCSVRQVQRWFRRRRNQERPSQIKKFREASWRFTFYLLAFIAGLGALIDKPWFYDMEEMWNGFPTLPLLPSQYWYYMIELGFYISLLFSVATDVKRKDFKEQIVHHVATILLISFSWLVNYIRAGTLIMLVHDASDYLLESAKMFNYAEWRKTCNYIFILFAAVFILTRLVILPFWILHTTWVYPLTIYPPFFGFYFFNGLLLVLQCLHIFWAVLILRMAIKFLPGNDIVEDERSDREETDSDEEEEDHEKTKNGFVQNGNGHTVLNNNHHHHSKTD comes from the exons ATGTTGACCTGGCTCAGTGACTGGGTCTGGCAGGACCGGCTGTGGTTCCCTGCGGGCCTGGGTTGGGCCGACCTCAAGGACCGGGATGGCCTAGTCTTTGCTAAAGGAAGTGATCTCTGGGTCATCTTCCCTATTGCAGTATGCTTCCTGATTATCCGACAGATATTTGAGAG GACCGTGGCCGTTAAACTCGCCTCTTTACTTAGAGTGAGGGAGAAACCTCGTGTCAGAGCTGCTCCCAACACCATACTGGAATTTTATTTCTGCAGTGCATCGAAGTTCCCCTCACAG agttcAGTGGAGGAGTTAACTAAGCAGTCAGGTTGCTCGGTGCGGCAGGTCCAGAGGTGGTTCCGGCGGCGGAGGAACCAGGAACGGCCCAGCCAGATCAAGAAGTTCCGGGAAGCCAG TTGGAGATTTACCTTTTACCTTCTTGCTTTCATTGCTGGCCTGGGTGCCCTAATTGAT AAGCCATGGTTCTATGACATGGAGGAGATGTGGAATGGCTTCCCCACGCTG CCACTGCTGCCTTCTCAGTACTGGTACTACATGATCGAGCTGGGATTCTACATATCGCTGCTCTTCAGTGTGGCAACGGATGTCAAGCGTAAA gatTTTAAGGAGCAGATTGTTCACCATGTGGCCACTATTCTGCTGATCAGCTTTTCGTGGTTGGTCAACTACATCCGTGCCGGGACTTTGATCATGCTGGTGCACGATGCCTCAGACTACCTACTGGAg TCAGCAAAGATGTTCAACTAtgcagaatggagaaagacctgCAACTACATCTTCATTCTGTTTGCAGCTGTGTTCATCCTTACCCGCCTCGTCATACTCCCTTTCTG GATCCTACATACTACGTGGGTGTACCCATTGACCATCTATCCCCCTTTCTTTGGGTTCTACTTCTTCAATGGGCTGTTATTAGTGCTGCAGTGTCTGCACATCTTCTGGGCTGTCCTCATCCTGCGCATGGCCATCAAGTTTCTGCCTGGAAAC GATATCGTTGAAGATGAGAGGAGCGacagggaagagactgattcaGACGAGGAGGAAGAAGACCATGAGAAAACGAAAAATGGCTTTGTACAGAATGGCAATGGCCACACAGTGCTtaacaacaaccaccaccaccacagcaaaACGGATTGA